A single genomic interval of Actinomadura rubteroloni harbors:
- a CDS encoding tetratricopeptide repeat protein — translation MADSRIPDPLLRALLDEAGWSGAELARHAAAVAAEQGSPQTFDRKTVSFWLAGRRPRPPVPAIVAEAFSRALGRRVTVADTGLARDASSPRPPAARSGTSPHAGPSDPAAALLGLGRSQRGGPTDAAYRLDLLDVPTWTEAASGRTAPVVPADHTEIVTEPQVETIEQMVRLFLDNDGAFGGGYARGPLAAYLTHDVAPLLRASAPPALRLRMLRAATRLAYLCAYMCFDDEQHALAQRYHRTALDLAVEAADPAGYAVVLRGMSVQARSLGHHHEALVLAENAAATGQRKATPARHAFLLGQVAVAAAAEADRSTALSALSAAERLLERSTSRSTPYQVRPSQTTAGSGDVVGGYHPAALSHQEAAVRAELGDLQGAIAALKTSLRHRPSDERRSRAVTTARLAELQLRTGHLDQAVHTWDAFLDDYPRLSSGRVTSALRTMKAQLRPHSDNAGARHLLARAVEF, via the coding sequence ATGGCGGATTCGCGGATCCCCGACCCCCTGCTGCGCGCCCTGCTCGACGAGGCCGGATGGAGCGGCGCCGAGCTGGCGAGGCACGCCGCCGCGGTCGCCGCCGAGCAGGGCTCCCCGCAGACCTTCGACCGCAAGACGGTGTCGTTCTGGCTGGCGGGGCGCCGCCCGCGACCGCCCGTTCCGGCGATCGTGGCCGAGGCGTTCTCCCGTGCCCTCGGCCGCCGGGTGACCGTCGCCGACACCGGCCTGGCCCGCGACGCGTCGTCGCCGCGTCCCCCGGCCGCCCGCTCGGGCACGAGCCCGCACGCCGGCCCGTCCGACCCCGCGGCGGCGTTGCTCGGCCTCGGCCGGAGTCAGCGCGGCGGGCCCACGGACGCCGCCTACCGCCTCGACCTGCTCGACGTGCCGACGTGGACCGAGGCCGCGAGCGGACGGACGGCGCCGGTCGTCCCGGCCGACCACACCGAGATCGTGACCGAGCCGCAGGTGGAGACGATCGAGCAGATGGTGCGCCTGTTCCTGGACAACGACGGCGCGTTCGGCGGCGGCTACGCGCGGGGGCCGCTCGCGGCGTACCTGACCCACGACGTGGCGCCCCTGCTGCGGGCGTCCGCGCCGCCCGCGCTGCGCCTGCGGATGCTGCGCGCCGCGACCCGGCTCGCCTATCTGTGCGCGTACATGTGCTTCGACGACGAGCAGCACGCCCTCGCCCAGCGCTACCACCGGACCGCCCTCGACCTGGCCGTCGAGGCGGCGGACCCGGCGGGCTACGCCGTCGTCCTGCGGGGGATGTCGGTCCAGGCCCGTTCGCTCGGGCACCACCACGAGGCCCTCGTCCTCGCGGAGAACGCCGCGGCCACCGGGCAGCGGAAGGCGACCCCCGCCCGGCACGCCTTCCTTCTCGGTCAGGTCGCCGTCGCCGCCGCGGCCGAGGCCGACCGCTCGACCGCGCTGTCGGCCCTCTCGGCGGCCGAACGCCTGCTGGAACGGTCGACCTCGCGGTCCACGCCCTACCAGGTCAGGCCGTCGCAGACCACGGCCGGATCCGGGGACGTCGTCGGGGGCTACCACCCGGCGGCGCTCTCCCACCAGGAGGCCGCCGTCCGGGCCGAGCTCGGCGACCTCCAGGGCGCCATCGCGGCCCTGAAGACCTCCCTGCGCCACCGCCCGTCCGACGAGCGCCGGTCCCGCGCGGTCACCACCGCCCGCCTCGCCGAACTCCAGTTGCGGACCGGGCACCTCGACCAGGCCGTCCACACCTGGGACGCGTTCCTCGACGACTATCCCCGCCTGTCGTCCGGCCGGGTGACCTCGGCGCTGCGCACCATGAAGGCGCAACTGCGCCCCCACTCCGACAACGCGGGAGCACGCCACCTCCTGGCCAGGGCCGTCGAGTTCTAG